In Gemmatimonadota bacterium, a single genomic region encodes these proteins:
- a CDS encoding response regulator transcription factor, with protein MRLLFVEDDTRIAESAATYLRKTGFAVDVAPSGEDAMRLAAMNEYDVAVLDIRLPGIDGLEVCRRLRASGSAIRILMATARDTVEDRIAGLDLGADDYVVKPYVLAELEARVRALLRRPAVVVPTTLRVDQLALDTGTRMAERNGRQISLTSKEFAVLEYLMRHAGEVVTREKISAHAWDDNYDPASNVIDVYIARLRKKVDDPNESPLLHTIRGAGYRLGEPRHARAR; from the coding sequence ATGCGACTCCTGTTCGTTGAAGACGACACACGAATCGCCGAATCGGCCGCGACGTACCTGCGAAAGACCGGCTTTGCCGTCGATGTAGCGCCGTCGGGCGAGGATGCCATGCGCCTCGCGGCGATGAACGAATACGACGTGGCGGTGCTGGATATCCGCCTGCCGGGGATCGACGGGCTGGAGGTGTGCCGCCGTCTGCGGGCGTCGGGGTCGGCGATCCGCATCCTGATGGCCACGGCGCGCGACACGGTCGAGGACCGGATTGCCGGTCTCGACCTCGGCGCCGACGACTACGTGGTCAAGCCGTACGTGCTGGCCGAGTTGGAGGCACGCGTGCGCGCCCTCCTGCGCCGCCCGGCGGTGGTCGTCCCCACGACGCTGCGGGTCGACCAGCTCGCCCTCGACACGGGGACGCGCATGGCCGAACGTAACGGGCGACAGATTTCGCTGACGAGCAAGGAGTTCGCCGTGCTCGAGTACCTCATGCGTCACGCTGGCGAGGTGGTGACGCGCGAGAAGATCAGCGCCCACGCCTGGGATGACAACTACGACCCCGCGAGCAACGTCATTGACGTCTACATTGCCCGGTTGCGAAAGAAGGTCGACGACCCTAACGAATCGCCGCTCCTGCACACGATTCGCGGGGCGGGCTATCGACTCGGGGAACCGCGACACGCACGCGCCCGGTGA
- a CDS encoding bifunctional homocysteine S-methyltransferase/methylenetetrahydrofolate reductase, with product MSAPIGTDAVVSNGTRTRERLLARLTDPDAVIVFDGAMGTMLYQRGVFINQCYDELSLRAPDLVRGVHEEYVKAGAEVLETNSFGANRFKLAHFGLEREVASINGAAARVAREAAGDAALVAGAVGPLGVRLEPYGPTSLEEARAAFEEQIAALRDGGVDCLILETFADLDEVTQAVLAARAVAPALPLIAQMTVDVEGVTVFGVTPEDVARSLDALGADVIGLNCSVGPQIILEAIERMAAVTRRKLSAMPNAGMPREVGGRKMYMASPEYMATYARHLLQAGAKVIGGCCGTTPAHIHAMVEGIRPLVPRSSRDGRRETGDGSALARGERGVVRHAGVTPVPLADRSNWGRKLVSGEFVSSVEIVPPRGVDATRMLEDVRALKVAGVDAVNVPDGPRAQSRMGAMMTSLLIEQQVGIEAVCHYACRDRNLLGMLSDLLGGAAMGLHNLLLVTGDPPKMGPYPDATAVFDIDSIGLTNLVRNLNRGLDPGGNPIGAPTRYTIGVGVNPAAIDPSVERERFDYKVEAGAEFAITQPVFDPRQLERFLREIGGAHIPIVAGIWPLVSLRNAEFLANEVPGVVVPDEILERMRVANRQSAEHAVAEGIAIAREMLALVRSEVQGVQVSAPFGKVALALGVLE from the coding sequence ATGAGCGCCCCGATCGGGACCGACGCCGTGGTATCGAATGGCACGCGCACGCGCGAGCGACTCCTGGCGCGCCTGACGGACCCGGATGCGGTGATCGTCTTCGACGGCGCGATGGGGACGATGCTCTACCAGCGCGGCGTCTTCATCAACCAGTGCTACGACGAACTCTCGCTGCGTGCGCCCGACCTGGTACGCGGGGTCCACGAGGAGTACGTGAAGGCGGGGGCCGAGGTGCTGGAGACGAACTCGTTCGGCGCCAACCGGTTCAAGCTGGCGCACTTCGGGCTGGAGCGAGAGGTCGCATCGATCAACGGTGCCGCCGCGCGCGTGGCGCGCGAGGCGGCGGGCGATGCGGCGCTGGTCGCGGGCGCCGTCGGCCCGTTAGGCGTGCGCCTCGAGCCGTATGGCCCGACGAGCCTGGAGGAGGCGCGCGCAGCGTTCGAGGAGCAGATCGCGGCGTTGCGCGACGGCGGGGTCGACTGCCTCATCCTCGAGACCTTCGCCGACCTGGACGAGGTGACGCAGGCGGTGCTGGCCGCCCGCGCGGTGGCCCCTGCCCTCCCGCTCATCGCCCAGATGACGGTGGACGTGGAGGGCGTCACGGTCTTCGGCGTGACACCGGAGGACGTGGCGCGCTCACTCGATGCGTTAGGCGCCGACGTGATCGGGCTCAACTGCTCGGTGGGGCCGCAGATCATCCTCGAGGCGATCGAACGCATGGCCGCGGTCACGCGTCGCAAGCTGAGCGCGATGCCCAACGCCGGCATGCCGCGCGAGGTCGGGGGGCGCAAGATGTACATGGCGAGCCCCGAGTACATGGCGACGTACGCGCGCCACCTGCTGCAGGCCGGCGCCAAGGTCATCGGCGGATGTTGCGGCACGACGCCGGCGCACATCCATGCGATGGTGGAGGGGATTCGACCGCTCGTGCCTCGCTCTTCGCGAGACGGGAGACGGGAGACGGGAGACGGGAGTGCGCTCGCGAGGGGCGAGCGCGGGGTCGTGCGGCATGCAGGGGTGACACCAGTACCACTGGCGGACCGGTCAAACTGGGGACGCAAGCTCGTCTCCGGGGAGTTTGTCTCGTCGGTGGAGATCGTGCCGCCGCGCGGCGTGGATGCGACGCGCATGCTCGAGGACGTGCGGGCGCTCAAGGTGGCTGGCGTAGACGCGGTGAACGTCCCCGACGGGCCGCGCGCGCAGAGCCGGATGGGGGCGATGATGACGTCGCTCCTCATCGAGCAGCAGGTCGGCATCGAGGCGGTGTGCCACTATGCCTGCCGCGACCGCAACCTCCTGGGGATGCTCTCCGACCTGCTGGGGGGGGCGGCCATGGGGCTGCACAACCTCCTGCTCGTGACGGGCGACCCGCCAAAAATGGGGCCGTACCCCGACGCAACGGCGGTCTTCGACATCGACTCGATCGGGCTCACGAACCTCGTGCGCAACCTCAATCGCGGGCTCGATCCCGGCGGCAACCCGATCGGCGCCCCGACACGCTACACCATCGGCGTCGGCGTGAACCCGGCGGCGATCGACCCGTCCGTGGAGCGCGAACGCTTCGACTACAAGGTGGAAGCGGGGGCCGAGTTCGCGATCACGCAGCCGGTCTTCGACCCCCGCCAGCTCGAGCGCTTCCTGCGCGAGATCGGGGGGGCGCACATCCCGATCGTGGCCGGCATCTGGCCACTGGTCTCGTTGCGCAACGCCGAGTTCCTGGCCAACGAGGTGCCCGGAGTCGTGGTGCCTGACGAGATCCTCGAACGGATGCGCGTGGCCAACCGGCAGTCGGCGGAGCACGCGGTCGCCGAGGGGATCGCCATCGCGCGCGAGATGCTGGCCCTCGTGCGGAGCGAGGTCCAGGGGGTGCAGGTCTCGGCCCCCTTCGGCAAGGTCGCGCTGGCGCTGGGGGTGCTCGAATAG
- a CDS encoding homocysteine S-methyltransferase family protein, with protein sequence MQRNPVSHTANAFHLPVRSGYLDALARGVLVYDGAMGTNIQRYHLTAEDYGGKSLEGCNDHLVLTRPDVIQSIHESFLAVGSDVVETCTFQSTPRRLEEWGLGDKVQAINVAAARLARAACDTYATPERPRFVAASIGPTGMLPSSSDPALSNVTFEALSEDYYTQAKYLIEGGVDVLLVETSQDILEVKAALAGFARLFRELGYRIPVQAQITLDTSGRMLLGTDIASAMTTLESLGADVIGLNCSTGPEHMREPVRYLSQHATRPVSVIPNAGLPLNTGTGDAVYPLEPAAMAEMLGEFVRDFGVRIVGGCCGTTPEHLQAICAAVDALGVRAGAGDGERGAPPNNNASATHADSRHHSIPGGANSLHRAHHAVPRASSAMRAITLHQSPPPLLVGERVNAQGSRKVKRLLLADDYEGILEVAREQAESGAHVLDVCVALTERGDEAAQMATVTKLLSMSVETPIMVDSTEASVIQAALEHIPGRAIINSINMENGRARIDSVVPMAITHGAALVALTIDEVGMAKTRERKLEVARAIHDIVVGEYEMQSSDLIFDALTFTLATGDAEWIDSAHETIEGIRLIKRELPGVLTILGVSNVSFGLAPEARAVLNSVFLHHCVQAGLDAAIVNPAHVTPYAEISTEERQLADDLVFNKRADALQRFIEYFEKSGRREDEKTSERADPTEGMTPEQRVHWMVVHRKKEGIEGALDAAGVRERPVQVLNEVLLPAMKEVGDKFGAGELILPFVLQSAEVMKKAVKHLESFLEKQEGYTKGRVVLATVYGDVHDIGKSLVNTILSNNGYTVYDLGKQVPVNTIIEKAIEVNADAIGLSALLVSTSKQMPMCVQELDRRGVQVPVLIGGAAINRRFGRRALFVDGERPYESGVFYCKDAFEGLETMDRLQDPSTRRDFMDRALADARSDVFLNTAVGKDMARGDSAGARSAVSADHAVPEAPFLGTRILRDIPLGEVFDLLDLDELYRLQWGARGSGDAYRETVRSEFEPALARLKEEAVREGWLVPQAAYGYFPVQSQGNDVIVYDPDAWDADGGSLREIARFHFPRQEGRERLCLADYFRSVESGDVDVIGLQVVTVGDEATRRFEALQAKGEYSEAFYSHGLAVEAAEATAEWLHRRIRAELGVPAGRGKRYSWGYGACPDLDDHDTVFRLLPADALGMLLTSARQLIPEQSTAALIVHHPEAKYYAVRGEGSERTEAPATAVQP encoded by the coding sequence ATGCAGAGGAACCCGGTGTCCCACACGGCCAACGCCTTCCACCTCCCCGTCCGATCCGGCTACCTGGACGCGCTCGCGCGCGGGGTGCTGGTCTACGACGGCGCGATGGGGACGAACATCCAGCGTTACCACCTGACCGCCGAGGATTACGGCGGGAAGTCGCTGGAAGGGTGCAACGATCATCTGGTGCTCACGCGCCCGGACGTGATCCAGTCGATCCACGAGTCGTTCCTGGCGGTGGGGAGCGATGTGGTCGAGACGTGCACCTTCCAGTCGACCCCGCGGCGGCTGGAGGAGTGGGGGCTCGGGGACAAGGTGCAGGCGATCAACGTGGCGGCGGCGCGGCTGGCGCGCGCGGCGTGCGACACGTACGCGACGCCGGAGCGCCCGCGCTTCGTCGCGGCGTCGATCGGGCCCACGGGGATGCTGCCGTCGAGCAGCGACCCGGCGCTCTCGAACGTGACGTTCGAGGCGTTGAGCGAGGACTACTACACGCAGGCGAAGTACCTGATCGAGGGCGGGGTCGACGTGCTGCTCGTGGAGACGTCGCAGGACATCCTCGAGGTGAAGGCGGCGCTGGCCGGCTTTGCGCGGCTCTTTCGCGAGTTGGGCTACCGCATCCCGGTGCAGGCGCAGATCACGCTGGACACGAGCGGGCGCATGCTGCTGGGGACGGACATTGCCAGCGCGATGACGACGCTCGAGTCGTTAGGCGCGGACGTGATCGGGCTCAACTGCTCGACCGGGCCGGAGCACATGCGCGAGCCGGTGCGCTACCTGTCGCAGCACGCGACGCGGCCGGTGTCGGTGATTCCCAACGCGGGGTTGCCGTTGAACACGGGGACGGGGGACGCGGTGTATCCCCTGGAGCCGGCGGCGATGGCCGAGATGCTGGGGGAGTTCGTGCGCGACTTCGGCGTGCGGATCGTGGGGGGGTGCTGCGGGACGACGCCGGAGCACCTGCAGGCGATCTGTGCGGCGGTGGACGCGTTGGGGGTGCGGGCGGGAGCGGGGGACGGCGAGCGGGGGGCCCCCCCCAACAACAACGCTAGCGCCACGCACGCCGACTCCCGTCATCATTCCATTCCCGGCGGTGCCAATTCCCTGCACCGCGCGCACCACGCCGTCCCGCGCGCCTCGTCGGCGATGCGGGCCATCACCCTGCACCAGTCGCCGCCCCCGCTCCTCGTGGGCGAGCGCGTCAACGCGCAGGGGTCGCGCAAGGTCAAGCGGTTGCTCCTGGCGGACGACTACGAGGGGATCCTCGAGGTCGCGCGCGAGCAGGCGGAGTCCGGCGCCCACGTGCTGGACGTCTGCGTGGCCCTCACCGAGCGCGGCGACGAAGCCGCGCAGATGGCGACCGTCACCAAGCTCCTCTCGATGTCGGTCGAGACGCCGATCATGGTCGACTCCACCGAGGCGAGCGTGATCCAGGCGGCGCTGGAACACATCCCGGGGCGCGCGATCATCAACTCCATCAACATGGAGAACGGGCGCGCGCGCATCGACTCCGTCGTCCCCATGGCGATCACGCACGGCGCCGCACTCGTCGCGCTCACCATCGATGAAGTCGGGATGGCCAAGACGCGCGAGCGGAAGCTCGAGGTGGCGCGCGCGATCCACGACATCGTCGTCGGCGAGTACGAGATGCAGTCGTCGGATCTCATCTTCGACGCGCTGACCTTCACCCTCGCCACCGGTGACGCCGAGTGGATCGATTCGGCGCACGAGACGATCGAGGGGATTCGCCTCATCAAGCGGGAGCTGCCGGGAGTCCTGACGATCCTCGGTGTGTCGAACGTCTCCTTCGGCCTCGCCCCCGAGGCGCGCGCCGTGCTCAACTCGGTCTTCCTGCACCACTGTGTGCAGGCGGGACTCGACGCGGCGATCGTGAACCCGGCGCACGTGACGCCGTACGCGGAGATCTCGACGGAAGAACGGCAGCTGGCGGACGACCTGGTCTTCAACAAGCGCGCGGATGCACTGCAGCGCTTCATCGAATACTTCGAGAAGTCGGGACGACGGGAAGACGAGAAGACGAGTGAGCGCGCCGATCCGACCGAAGGGATGACCCCGGAGCAGCGGGTGCACTGGATGGTGGTGCACCGCAAGAAGGAGGGGATCGAGGGGGCGCTCGATGCGGCGGGGGTACGCGAGCGGCCGGTGCAGGTGCTCAACGAGGTGCTGCTGCCGGCCATGAAGGAGGTCGGCGACAAGTTCGGCGCCGGGGAGCTCATCCTCCCGTTCGTGCTGCAATCCGCCGAGGTGATGAAGAAGGCGGTCAAGCATCTCGAGTCGTTCCTCGAGAAGCAGGAGGGATACACCAAGGGGCGCGTGGTGCTCGCCACGGTGTACGGCGACGTGCACGACATCGGCAAGTCGCTGGTGAACACGATCCTCTCCAACAACGGCTACACCGTGTACGACCTGGGGAAGCAGGTCCCGGTCAACACGATCATCGAAAAGGCGATCGAGGTGAACGCCGACGCCATCGGGCTCTCGGCGCTCCTCGTGAGCACGTCCAAACAGATGCCGATGTGCGTGCAGGAGCTCGACCGGCGCGGGGTGCAGGTGCCGGTGCTGATCGGCGGGGCGGCGATCAACCGGCGCTTCGGGCGCCGGGCGCTCTTCGTCGACGGCGAGCGGCCGTACGAGTCCGGCGTCTTCTACTGCAAGGACGCCTTCGAGGGATTGGAGACGATGGACCGGCTGCAGGACCCGTCCACGCGGCGCGATTTCATGGACCGGGCGCTGGCCGACGCGCGGTCCGACGTCTTCCTCAATACCGCGGTCGGCAAGGACATGGCGCGCGGCGATTCGGCTGGCGCGCGCAGCGCCGTCTCGGCCGATCACGCGGTGCCGGAGGCGCCCTTCCTCGGGACGCGCATCCTGCGCGACATCCCGTTAGGCGAGGTCTTCGACCTGCTGGACCTCGACGAGCTGTATCGCCTGCAGTGGGGGGCGCGCGGATCGGGCGATGCGTACCGGGAGACGGTGCGCTCGGAGTTCGAGCCCGCGCTGGCGCGCCTCAAGGAGGAGGCGGTGCGCGAGGGGTGGCTCGTCCCGCAGGCGGCCTACGGCTATTTCCCCGTGCAGTCGCAGGGGAACGACGTCATCGTCTACGACCCCGACGCGTGGGACGCCGACGGCGGGTCGCTGCGCGAGATCGCGCGCTTCCACTTCCCGCGCCAGGAGGGACGGGAGCGGTTGTGCCTGGCGGACTACTTCCGGTCGGTGGAGTCGGGGGACGTCGACGTGATCGGGTTGCAGGTGGTGACGGTCGGTGACGAGGCGACGCGTCGCTTCGAGGCGTTGCAGGCGAAGGGGGAATACAGCGAGGCGTTCTATTCACATGGGCTGGCGGTGGAGGCCGCAGAAGCGACCGCCGAGTGGCTGCACCGTCGGATTCGCGCCGAGCTGGGGGTACCAGCGGGGCGCGGGAAGCGCTACTCGTGGGGGTACGGGGCGTGCCCGGACCTGGACGACCACGACACGGTCTTTCGGCTCCTCCCGGCCGATGCGTTAGGCATGCTGCTCACCAGCGCACGCCAGCTCATCCCCGAGCAATCCACGGCGGCGCTGATCGTCCATCACCCCGAGGCGAAGTACTACGCCGTGCGGGGCGAAGGGAGCGAGCGCACCGAGGCTCCGGCCACGGCGGTGCAACCATGA
- a CDS encoding DUF167 domain-containing protein — MREGVRFSVRVQPRASRSEVAGIQQGALKVRLQAPPVDGAANEALVDFLADSLDVPRRMIRIVSGESSRSKVVEALGVSVAAVAQLAGEG, encoded by the coding sequence GTGCGGGAGGGCGTACGCTTCTCGGTGCGCGTGCAGCCGCGTGCCTCGCGATCGGAAGTCGCGGGAATTCAGCAAGGAGCGCTCAAGGTGCGATTGCAGGCGCCGCCCGTGGACGGGGCGGCCAATGAGGCCCTCGTGGACTTTCTCGCCGATTCGCTCGACGTGCCCCGCCGGATGATCCGCATCGTGTCGGGGGAGTCGTCCCGATCGAAGGTCGTCGAGGCGCTGGGGGTGAGCGTCGCGGCGGTTGCACAGCTGGCCGGAGAGGGCTGA
- a CDS encoding YggT family protein yields the protein MPSFLLALDAVRRALSLGLFAIGAALAVVCFVDWLVRTRRLNPFGKVARFFRESVEPLMAPIERQIVRGGGVPSSAPWWSLGVVVLGGIVFLSLFDFVRGQIGAFYFASQNGSRGILRMLIQWTFAILRFALIVRVICSWVRISPYSRWVRWAFTLSEPILRPLRQIVPTLGMIDITPIIAYLVLGLLEGFLVGMT from the coding sequence GTGCCCTCGTTTCTCCTCGCCCTCGACGCCGTCCGGCGCGCCCTCAGTCTGGGGCTGTTTGCCATCGGTGCAGCACTCGCCGTCGTCTGCTTCGTGGACTGGCTGGTGCGCACGCGCCGCCTGAATCCATTCGGCAAGGTCGCGCGCTTCTTTCGCGAGAGCGTGGAGCCCTTGATGGCGCCGATCGAGCGGCAGATCGTGCGTGGTGGGGGCGTGCCCTCGAGCGCCCCGTGGTGGTCGCTGGGGGTCGTCGTCCTCGGCGGGATCGTCTTCCTCAGCCTGTTCGACTTCGTCCGCGGGCAGATCGGGGCGTTCTACTTCGCCTCCCAGAACGGGTCGCGCGGGATCCTGCGGATGCTGATCCAATGGACGTTCGCCATCCTGCGCTTCGCGCTCATCGTGCGCGTCATCTGTTCGTGGGTGCGCATCTCTCCCTACAGCCGCTGGGTGCGCTGGGCCTTCACGCTGTCGGAACCGATCCTACGGCCGTTGCGACAGATCGTGCCGACGTTGGGGATGATCGACATCACGCCGATCATCGCCTACCTGGTGCTGGGACTTCTCGAAGGGTTCCTGGTAGGGATGACGTGA
- a CDS encoding aldehyde dehydrogenase family protein, producing the protein MAQRAWQALGVDARARLIERFRQALYERRAEVAELIARENGKPASEATMTEVATSLDLARFYLRLAPDLLAPRRLTSATLALWRKRITIAQEPHGVVAVISPWNYPFMLPAGVVVPALLAGNAVVLKPSELTPSCGALLAELLHAAGVPTDVLQVLQGDGAVGAALVQSDIDKVFFTGSVATGRKVGHACAERFIPCALELGGSDPAIVCDDADVEHAASGITWGRFSNGGQTCVAPKRVYVAAPVYDRFVAAMQQRVRSLQLKGAGTASFDVGPLIQPSQSTTLAAQGDDATARGARAWRAAGTHPEGVFPPTLLLDVPPAARALCEETFGPLLPIVRVRDDAEAIALANSTPFGLSASVWSRNRARARAIAAQLQAGTVVINDVTLVAGIAEVPHGGMKASGAGRAHGAMGLEECVRTRTVVDDLFTSWRQAWWFGYGADSAARGDAYVRLAHGPSILARLSGVSKTLQLLFRPERPI; encoded by the coding sequence GTGGCGCAGCGCGCGTGGCAGGCGCTGGGGGTGGACGCCCGCGCGCGCCTCATCGAGCGCTTTCGCCAGGCGCTGTACGAGCGACGCGCGGAGGTCGCAGAGCTGATCGCGCGAGAGAACGGGAAGCCGGCCTCCGAGGCGACGATGACCGAGGTGGCGACCTCGCTGGACCTCGCCCGCTTCTACCTGCGCCTCGCCCCCGACCTCCTGGCGCCGCGACGCCTCACCTCCGCCACGCTGGCGCTCTGGCGCAAGCGGATCACGATCGCGCAGGAGCCGCACGGTGTGGTCGCGGTGATCTCGCCGTGGAACTATCCGTTCATGCTCCCGGCCGGCGTCGTGGTGCCGGCGCTATTGGCGGGCAATGCGGTGGTCCTCAAGCCCTCCGAACTCACCCCGTCGTGCGGGGCGCTGCTGGCGGAGCTGCTGCACGCGGCCGGCGTCCCCACCGATGTGCTGCAGGTGCTGCAGGGGGACGGGGCGGTCGGCGCCGCGCTGGTGCAGTCCGACATCGACAAGGTCTTCTTTACCGGCTCGGTGGCGACGGGACGCAAGGTGGGGCATGCCTGTGCCGAGCGGTTCATCCCCTGCGCGCTGGAGCTCGGGGGGAGCGACCCGGCGATTGTCTGCGACGACGCCGACGTCGAGCATGCGGCGAGCGGGATCACCTGGGGGCGGTTCTCCAACGGCGGGCAGACGTGCGTGGCCCCCAAGCGCGTGTACGTGGCGGCCCCTGTGTACGATCGCTTCGTGGCCGCGATGCAGCAGCGCGTGCGGTCGCTGCAGCTCAAGGGCGCCGGCACCGCATCGTTTGATGTGGGGCCGCTGATCCAACCCTCGCAGTCGACGACGCTGGCCGCCCAGGGGGACGACGCGACGGCGCGCGGGGCGCGCGCATGGCGTGCGGCCGGGACGCATCCAGAGGGAGTCTTTCCACCGACGTTGCTGCTCGACGTCCCGCCAGCTGCACGGGCCCTGTGCGAGGAGACGTTCGGTCCGTTGCTTCCCATCGTGCGGGTCCGCGACGACGCCGAGGCGATCGCGCTGGCGAATTCCACGCCGTTCGGGTTGAGCGCCAGCGTCTGGAGTCGCAACCGCGCGCGCGCCCGTGCCATCGCCGCGCAGCTGCAGGCGGGGACCGTGGTGATCAACGACGTGACGCTGGTGGCCGGGATTGCGGAGGTGCCGCACGGCGGCATGAAGGCGAGCGGCGCCGGGCGCGCGCACGGGGCGATGGGGCTCGAGGAATGCGTGCGAACGCGCACCGTGGTCGACGACCTGTTCACGAGTTGGCGCCAGGCCTGGTGGTTCGGGTACGGCGCCGATTCGGCGGCGCGGGGCGACGCGTATGTGCGGCTCGCGCATGGGCCGTCGATCCTGGCGCGGCTGTCGGGGGTATCGAAGACGCTCCAGCTGCTCTTTCGCCCGGAACGCCCGATCTGA
- a CDS encoding glycosyltransferase family 39 protein has product MLRAGTRYEWAPKVALVVALAHAVAAWSLRAPGFAWGEDDAAYLLLAQELRHFSYREVQDVLAPMHARFPPLFPVLLAIVGAPFGDNLDVLIAFVALCSAGALLLFYDGTRRVLGDTVALPAALLLAINPAMLWMGGNLMAEAPFVLLTMLALWALAREDESPRFALLAGIAVYLAALTRTAGVVFVVAIFGYWVARKRYRRAALFSSVGGSDDRCVARVDLCPARSRHAAPVHRRSRAARAGRRAALRARHGGTHGTAREGDAHQLHPHRAVGPDRRGDRGGQRGVARGHARARGGGGGRAVAAMDGGDRLPRAVPAPPSCLALPGGALPDADRPAVAPDGAGRGRVGERSVCAEGERGAADRTHAPADGRSAGTRRGTRRDGSCLRPPQFDRLASLLFRTGAGSAPAGALGARLDRPRRRLLRFEGACVLRTFRSAVDQPGPGAARAARFARRVPSRSTGALRGGDAGWRVCEGAQRTARSGVPRLCRGAAVCRFVGAPARARCRRS; this is encoded by the coding sequence ATGCTGAGGGCCGGAACGCGATACGAGTGGGCCCCGAAGGTGGCGCTCGTCGTCGCCCTCGCACATGCCGTGGCCGCCTGGTCGCTTCGCGCCCCCGGCTTTGCCTGGGGTGAGGACGATGCCGCCTACCTCCTGCTTGCGCAGGAGCTGCGGCACTTCTCGTATCGGGAGGTGCAGGACGTGCTGGCGCCGATGCACGCCCGCTTCCCCCCCCTCTTTCCCGTCCTGTTGGCCATCGTCGGGGCCCCCTTCGGCGACAACCTCGACGTCCTCATCGCCTTCGTCGCGCTCTGCTCGGCCGGGGCGCTGCTCCTGTTCTACGATGGGACGCGGCGCGTACTGGGTGACACCGTAGCGCTGCCGGCCGCACTCCTCTTGGCGATCAACCCGGCGATGCTCTGGATGGGCGGGAACCTCATGGCCGAGGCTCCCTTCGTCCTGTTGACGATGCTGGCGCTCTGGGCGCTGGCCCGAGAGGACGAGTCGCCCCGGTTTGCGTTGCTGGCAGGAATCGCGGTGTACCTCGCGGCGCTCACGCGGACCGCCGGGGTGGTCTTCGTGGTGGCGATCTTCGGCTACTGGGTGGCCCGAAAGCGCTACCGCCGGGCCGCGCTCTTCAGCAGCGTTGGGGGTTCTGACGATCGGTGCGTGGCTCGCGTGGACCTTTGCCCAGCCCGATCCCGACACGCGGCGCCTGTACATCGCCGATCTCGGGCTGCGCGGGCGGGACGCCGGGCTGCACTTCGTGCGCGACATGGCGGGACGCATGGTACCGCGCGTGAAGGTGATGCTCACCAACTACATCCCCACCGCGCTGTCGGTCCAGACCGTCGCGGGGACCGCGGTGGACAACGCGGGGTGGCTCGCGGCCACGCTCGCGCTCGGGGGGGCGGGGGTGGTCGTGCTGTGGCGGCGATGGATGGGGGTGATCGCCTTCCTCGTGCCGTACCTGCTCCTCCTTCTTGTCTGGCGCTTCCAGGCGGGGCGCTTCCTGACGCCGATCGTCCCGCTGTTGCTCCTGATGGTGCTGGGAGGGGCCGCGTGGGTGAGCGATCGGTATGTGCCGAAGGCGAGAGGGGGGCTGCTGACCGCACTCACGCTCCTGCTGACGGGCGGAGCGCTGGTACGCGACGTGGAACGCGCCGCGACGGTTCGTGCCTGCGACCGCCGCAATTCGATCGACTCGCCAGCCTGCTTTTCCGAACCGGAGCGGGAAGCGCTCCAGCTGGCGCGCTGGGTGCGCGACTCGACCGCCCCCGGAGACGTCTTCTTCGTTTCGAAGGAGCGTGCGTTCTTCGTACATTCCGGTCGGCGGTCGATCAACCAGGACCGGGGGCTGCGCGAGCCGCCCGATTCGCTCGCCGCGTACCTTCGCGCTCGACAGGTGCGCTACGCGGTGGTGACGCCGGTTGGCGTGTATGCGAGGGAGCACAACGCACTGCTCGCTCGGGCGTGCCGCGACTTTGCCGTGGTGCGGCAGTTTGCCGGTTCGTCGGCGCTCCTGCGCGTGCGCGATGCCGGCGAAGCTGA
- a CDS encoding acyltransferase, with product MASILLRRLAMADTPQGKFLRWLYRGVIDFTLPTPRLLVRPVLYVFLALRQAYYFVFRVFVCEPLFKASCSKVGQRVRCGPFVQWVQGAGRIEIGDDVAIHGKASFTFGSRYSDDPVISIGSHSHIGHNCAFVAGRSITIHEYCQMAPDVVVFDVSGHPSDPAARERGEPAPDESVKPVVIERNVWIGRRAMIYPGVTVGENSVIGANSVVMSSVPPNSLVMGNPARRVGTV from the coding sequence ATGGCATCGATTCTACTGCGTCGCCTCGCGATGGCCGACACCCCGCAGGGGAAATTCCTGCGGTGGCTCTATCGCGGGGTGATCGACTTCACGCTTCCGACCCCGCGGCTCCTCGTCCGCCCGGTCCTCTACGTCTTTCTCGCGCTCCGGCAGGCGTACTACTTCGTCTTTCGCGTCTTCGTCTGCGAACCGCTCTTCAAGGCGTCCTGCTCCAAGGTCGGCCAGCGTGTCCGCTGCGGCCCGTTCGTGCAGTGGGTGCAGGGGGCCGGTCGCATCGAGATCGGCGACGACGTCGCCATCCACGGGAAGGCGTCGTTCACCTTCGGCAGCCGCTATTCGGATGACCCGGTGATCTCCATCGGATCGCACTCGCACATCGGGCACAACTGCGCCTTCGTCGCCGGGCGGTCGATCACCATCCACGAGTACTGCCAGATGGCGCCCGACGTCGTCGTCTTCGACGTCAGCGGCCACCCGTCAGACCCGGCCGCGCGCGAACGCGGCGAACCGGCCCCCGACGAGTCGGTGAAGCCGGTCGTGATCGAACGCAATGTCTGGATCGGGCGCCGGGCGATGATCTACCCGGGGGTCACGGTCGGCGAGAACTCCGTGATCGGGGCCAACTCGGTGGTCATGAGCTCCGTGCCACCCAATTCCCTCGTCATGGGGAATCCCGCGCGGCGCGTGGGGACGGTCTGA